The following proteins are encoded in a genomic region of Mustela erminea isolate mMusErm1 chromosome 3, mMusErm1.Pri, whole genome shotgun sequence:
- the LOC116586363 gene encoding small nuclear ribonucleoprotein G-like, giving the protein MSKAHPPELKKFMDKKLSLKLNGGRHIQGILRGFNPFMNLVIDECVEMATSGQQNNIGMVVIRANSIIMLEALERV; this is encoded by the coding sequence ATGAGCAAAGCTCACCCACCCGagttgaaaaaatttatggacaAGAAATTATCATTGAAATTAAATGGTGGCAGACATATTCAAGGAATATTGCGGGGGTTCAATCCATTTATGAATCTTGTGATAGATGAATGTGTGGAGATGGCAACTAGTGGGCAACAGAACAATATTGGAATGGTGGTAATACGAGCAAATAGTATCATCATGTTAGAAGCCTTAGAACGAGTTTAA